A region from the Canis lupus baileyi chromosome 27, mCanLup2.hap1, whole genome shotgun sequence genome encodes:
- the RNF34 gene encoding E3 ubiquitin-protein ligase RNF34 isoform X5, translating to MLLCLNISWLQSSEAGATSMWASCCGLLNEVMGTGAVRGQQSGFAGGTGPFRFAPNSDFSTYPSVPMEGPNIVCKACGLSFSVFRKKHVCCDCKKDFCSVCSVLQENLRRCSTCHLLQETAFQRPQLMRLKVKDLRQYLILRNIPIDTCREKEDLVDLVLCHHGLGSEDDLDTSSLNSSRSQSSGFFAHSFFSNHTAPSATVSSFQGDFMGGDQILGSGVLAQVQSEIASANTEEEDDEDDDEDDEDDDDEENLEERTPGLSEKRVRASLSDLSSLEDVEGMSVRQLKEILARNFVNYSGCCEKWELVEKVNRLYKENEENQKSYGERLQLQDEEDDRLCRICMDAVIDCVLLECGHMVTCTKCGKRMSECPICRQYVVRAVHVFKS from the exons GCGGGTGCCACATCTATGTGGGCTTCATGCTGTGGGCTGCTGAATGAAGTCATGGGAACTGGAGCTGTCAGGGGCCAGCAGTCAGGATTTGCAGGAGGTACCGGTCCATTCAGATTTGCACCAAATTCTGATTTTTCCACTTACCCATCAGTACCTATGGAAGGGCCTAATATAGTTTGCAAAGCCTGTGGACTTTCCTTTTCAGTCTTTAGAAAGAAG CATGTATGTTGCGACTGCAAGAAGGATTTTTGCTCCGTTTGTTCAGTCTTACAAGAAAATCTCCGTAGATGTTCCACATGTCACTTATTACAAGAGACGGCCTTTCAGCGCCCTCAGTTAATGCGACTAAAAGTCAAGGATCTCCGGCAATATCTCATTCTTCGAAATATCCCAATTGATACCTGTCGAGAGAAAGAAGACTTGGTAGATTTAGTACTCTGCCACCATGGGCTGGGCTCTGAGGATGACCTGGACACAAGCAGCCTGAATTCCTCACGATCCCAGAGTTCTGGCTTTTTtgcacattcatttttttcaaaccaTACAGCCCCTTCTGCTACTGTGTCTTCATTTCAGGGAGACTTTATGGGTGGAGACCAGATCTTGGGATCTGGAGTTCTGGCACAG GTACAAAGTGAAATAGCTTCAGCAAACACAGAAGAGGaggatgatgaagatgatgacgaagatgatgaggatgatgacgATGAAGAAAACTTGGAGGAGCGG ACTCCTGGCCTCTCTGAGAAGCGAGTAAGAGCTTCACTATCTGACCTATCAAGCCTAGAAGATGTGGAAGGAATGAGCGTGCGCCAGCTGAAGGAAATCCTGGCTCGGAATTTTGTCAACTATTCTGGCTGTTGTGAAAAATGGGAGCTGGTAGAGAAAGTAAACCGGTTAtacaaagagaatgaagaaaaccaaaagtcat ATGGCGAGCGACTGCAGCTGCAGGATGAGGAAGATGATCGCTTGTGCCGTATCTGCATGGATGCCGTCATTGACTGTGTCCTGCTTGAGTGCGGGCACATGGTCACCTGCACCAAGTGTGGCAAGCGCATGAGTGAGTGTCCCATCTGCCGGCAGTATGTGGTGCGCGCCGTGCACGTGTTCAAGTCCTGA